The genomic interval TGCCGATTGGCCGTGGACGACAGCTACGTCGGCAACAACACGCCAATAGACGATACGTCGATCATCGCGTTGATTCCCCCAACAAGTGGCGGATGATGGACAATATCAATCGAACGTTCGTGCAATTGGTGCAGACTCCGATTCGCATGGAGCCACTGCTGCCTTTGCTGGACGATCCCGACTGCGGAGCGCAAAGTTGGTTTCACGGCGTGACCCGTCGCACCACGATGGTCGACGCCCCATCGCAATCCGAACCGGGCTCGCGTTCGCAGTGCCAAATCACCGAGACGTTGTTCTACGAGTCGCATCAGACGATGGCGTTGAAGCAGTTGCATGAGTTGGCCGACAACGCGTTGCAACGATTTGGGCTTTCTCGGATCGTCATCGTCCATCGCTTGGGTGAGGTCCCCATCGGAGAGGCCAGCGTGGTTATCGGATGCTGCAGCGCGCACCGCCGAAACAGCTTTGACGCGTTGCCTTGGATGATGGACGAGTTGAAATCCAATGTCGCCATTTGGAAGCAAGAGCGTTTGCAGGATGGCTCCACGCTTTGGGTTCATCCCACTACACCATGAAAGACGAACACGCATCCGAAACAAGCGGCGATGCGGACACCAACCGAGGACGCCGGATCTACTTGGACCACGCCGCCACGTCGTGGCCCAAGCCAAATCAATGCATCGAAGCGATGATCGATTTCATTCGCGAATGTGGCGCCGCATCGGGTCGGGGTGCGTATGCAAACTCTGTTCGGGCAACCGCGATCGTCGATTCCTTGCGTCGAGAGATCGCACGTTGGTTGGGCGTTTCGTCACCACGGGACATTTCCTTTCATGCCAACGGAACCGCGGCAATCAACGCCGCGTTGGGCGGCTTGCTGAGAGTCGGCGACCACGTCGTCACCACCGGGGCCGATCACAACAGTGTGTTGCGTCCACTGCATGCAATGGCTGGGTCGTCGCTGATCGATTGGACGATTGTTGACTGCGATCGATCGGGGCGTGTGTCACCGGACGATGTCTTGGCGGCCGTGACTGACCGAACGCGAATGGTCGCGGTGACGCACGCGGCCAACGTCACCGGTACGGTTCAGCCGATTTCAGAAATCGGCCAGCGGATCGCCGATCATCCCGCGATCTACTTTTGCGACGCCGCCCAAACCTTTGGTTACTTGCCGATCAACGTCCGCGAGATGGGAATCGATGTGCTCGCCGCGCCAGGACACAAAGGTGCGTTGGGGCCGTTAGGGACAGGCTTTCTGTATCTCGCAGAGAAACTGCACAGTGAAATCCGGCCGACAATCCTTGGCGGCACCGGTTCGGCATCGGAATCACTGGACATGCCAAGCAACTATCCAGACAAACTGGAATCGGGCAATCTGAATGTTCCCGCGTTGGCCGGTTGGCTGGCGGCGATGCGAGCGATGGGATCACCCGACGCGCAATCGGTGTTGAAACTGAAAACGATTGCGGCGCGGCTGCATGCCGGTTTGCGATCGATCGATACGATTGATGTTATGGGCGATGAATCATCACTGCCGATCGCCAGCATCGTCATGCAATCACTCGCACCACACGACCTGGCCTCCATCCTGGACGCGGAATACGGAATCGAAACG from Stieleria varia carries:
- a CDS encoding molybdopterin synthase catalytic subunit, with the translated sequence MMDNINRTFVQLVQTPIRMEPLLPLLDDPDCGAQSWFHGVTRRTTMVDAPSQSEPGSRSQCQITETLFYESHQTMALKQLHELADNALQRFGLSRIVIVHRLGEVPIGEASVVIGCCSAHRRNSFDALPWMMDELKSNVAIWKQERLQDGSTLWVHPTTP
- a CDS encoding aminotransferase class V-fold PLP-dependent enzyme codes for the protein MKDEHASETSGDADTNRGRRIYLDHAATSWPKPNQCIEAMIDFIRECGAASGRGAYANSVRATAIVDSLRREIARWLGVSSPRDISFHANGTAAINAALGGLLRVGDHVVTTGADHNSVLRPLHAMAGSSLIDWTIVDCDRSGRVSPDDVLAAVTDRTRMVAVTHAANVTGTVQPISEIGQRIADHPAIYFCDAAQTFGYLPINVREMGIDVLAAPGHKGALGPLGTGFLYLAEKLHSEIRPTILGGTGSASESLDMPSNYPDKLESGNLNVPALAGWLAAMRAMGSPDAQSVLKLKTIAARLHAGLRSIDTIDVMGDESSLPIASIVMQSLAPHDLASILDAEYGIETRSGFHCAARIHHALGSEDGGTLRISGGHGTTAEEIDALIAAIREISDQVNG